CACTGCTCGTTCTGGGCGGACAACTTCGACGACAACGTCGTGCACCTGGCCCACCGGGACGTCACGATGGTCGCGATCTCGCGCGCACCGTATCGCAAGCTCGCGGCCTACAAGAAGCGGATGGGCTGGAGCTTCAGATGGCTCTCGTCGTCCGGCACCGACTTCAATTTCGACTACCAGGCCTCGTTCCGGCCGGCAGACCTGGCCAAGAGGCGCGCGTTGTACAACTTCAAGGTGCAAGATCCGGGCTTCTCGGACCGCGAGGGGGTGAGCGTCTTCGTCAAAGGTCCGCGAGGCGCCGTTTTTCATACCTACTCGACGTACGCCCGCGGCATCGACATGCTGAATACCGCCTACCACTACCTCGATCTCGTACCGAAGGGCCGCGATGAAGCCGGCCACGCCTTTTCGCAGTTCTGGGTTCGGCGGCACGACGAATACGACCGGCGGACCGGCCGGCGATAGGAGGGCGCGATGTCGGAACCGCACCGCGTCATGTCCCGCGAGATGAGTACGGCCGACAACTGGCAGGGCAGCGCCGGGCCGGCCCTCGCGGGTCTCGCCGGCGTCGCCGGCGCCGCGTGGATCTACCTGGCCACCGGCGCCGGGCTGGGCTCAGCTATGCGCGGGACGGACATGGCCGGCGGCGGCATGATGCCGATGGCGCCGGCCTGGACACCCGGCTACGCGGTGGTGATGCTCAGTATGTGGATCGTCATGATGACCGCGATGATGCTGCCGACTTCGACGTTCGCCGTGCTCAGGGTTGCCGGCCGGGCAGGCATCGAGCGCGCGGCGGGGTTCGCGGCCGGCTACCTCGCGATCTGGGCGGGGTTCGGCGCCGCGGCAGCCTCGCTCCAATGGGCGCTCGACTCGGCGCATCTTCTCTCGGGGGCGATGGCGCTCCAAAATGCGGCGCTCGCCGGCCTCGTGACGGCGGCCGTCGGAGTGTACCAGTTGACCCCGCTCAAGCGCGCGTGCCTGGAGCGCTGCCGCGCGCTGGACGGTTGTCTGGCGAGGGTCGAGGCCCGGCGGCCGTGGGGCTCGGTGGGGTCCGGGCTCCATTACGGCGTCTCGTGTCTCGGCTGCTGCGCAGCGTTGATGGGCCTGCTGTTTGTCGGCGGCCTGATGAGTATCCCGTGGGTGGCCGCGATCGCGGTCTGGGTGCTGGCCGAAAAAACCCTGCCCTGGGGCGGCCGCGTCGCGCGGCTCGGCGGGGCCGGGCTCATTGCTGCGGGGGCTGTGGCGTTCGCGATCGCTCTGGCCCACGCGTGAGCAGGAGGAGAGCAACAATGACTACGCACAAGACCGGCACACGTGAAGAGTGGCTGGCGGCCCGGCTGGATCTGCTCGGGGCCGAGAAAGAGCTGACGCGACGCAGCGACGAGGTGGCCCGGCGGCGGCAGGAGCTGCCCTGGGTTCGAATCGACAAGGAGTACCGTTTCGAGACCGACGACGGCACCGCGTCCCTCGCCGATCTCTTCAGGGGACGGTCGCAGCTGCTCATTTATCACTTCATGTTCGGCCCCGACTACACGGGCGGGTGTCCGTCCTGCTCATCGATCGCGGACGGGTTCGGCGGCTTCGTCATCCATCTGGCCAACCACGATGTGACGCTCGCGGCGGTGTCGCGGGCGCCGCTCGCAAAGCTGCAGGCGTACAAGCGGCGGATGGGGTGGGCGTTCCCCTGGGCGTCCTCACTGGGCAGCGACTTCAACTTCGACTTCAAGGTCGAGGTCACCGAAGAGCAACAGCGCGAGGGACGCATCGAATACAACTACCGGCGTGAGGCGCCGGCACGCGAACCGCTCGCAGGGAAGACCGTTCGACAGTGGGAGTCGCCGGTCGCGAAGGTCGCCGCCATGACCGGGACCGACGTGGCCACGTACACGCGCGAGAGGCCGGGCATGAGCGCGTTCGCGCTCGAGGACGGCGTCGTCTATCACACCTATTCCACGTATGCGCGCGGACTGGACGGCCTCTGGGGCATGTACCAGTGGCTCGACCGCGCCCCCAAGGGCCGCAACGAGTCCGGCATCTGGTTTCGCCGCCACGACGAGTACCCGTCGTGATCCGCAGGGGACCGCGAGACGACAAGGAGTGGTGCGTAGATGGATGATCGTGTACTGATCCAGCAGCAGTTGGGCGCGAGCCGCGGGATTCTCAAGCACAGCGTAGGGGACATTTCCGACGATGAGGCGCGCCGGATCTCGATTCCAACGTTATCTCCGATCATCTGGCAGGTGGGGCACCTCGCGGTGACCAACGTGGGCTTCGTCAAGCGGGCGGGCATCGAGCCGATTCCGTCGCTTCCCGCGACGTACCGCGGTCTCTTCGAGGGGGGGACCGGCGGCGCGGCGGACTACCCGCCGCTCGAGGCAATTATGCGCGTGTTCGACGACACGCACGAGGCCCTGCTCGGCGCGGTTGCCGCGGCCGACTTGGACGCCGCAAACGAAGGACCAAGGGGAGTTTGGAACAGCGTGGGCGAGTTGTTCGCCTTTTCCGTCAACCACCGCTGGTACCACATCGGCAAAATCAATTCGCTGCGCGCGCTGCTCGGAAAACCCCGGCTGTTTGGATAGCCCGCGTTCGCGGGCTCCGCGCAGGGGCTACGCGCGGCGCGCCGGCTCGGCGCCGTTCCACGCTCGGATCAGCGGCGGAATCTCGTCCAGGCGCGTGACGGTGGCGGTCGGCCGGGCCCGCGCCGCGTACCGCGGATTGTCCGGGTTGGGTTCGATGTCGACGAGGATCGAGCGCATGCCCACGGTGTTCGCGCCGAGGATGTCGGCGCCGAGGGTGTCCCCGATCATCACCGCGGCGTCCGGCTCGATCTTCCAGCCTTCCAGTACGTGCCGGAAGATGCCGGCGTGCGGCTTTGGGCGGCCGAAGCCCATCGAGGTGACGATCGGGTCGAAGTAGCGGTCGATACCGTGCCGCCGCGCGATGTCGACCACCAGCCGGTGGCTCGTGGCGTTGCTGATCATGCCGAGCCGCAGCCCCATTCCGGCGAGCGCCTCGAGCGTCTCTGCCGCCGACGGATAGAGCCTGCTCATCGTGACCTCCGGCTCAAAGAAGACCGCTTCGGCCTGGGACAGCGTCAGGTCGGTGGCGTCGAGCCCGACCGCGGCGAACGCCTCGGCAAACGAGGCCGTCGCGGCGACCTCGACCAGTTCTGCTTCCGAGCGCTTCCAGCCGGCGAGCCGGATGTCGAGCAGGCGCGCGGCGAACGTCTCCGGGTCGCCGCAGCCGCAGTCGGAGGCGGCGAAGGACGCGAGCGCGGCGCACTTCACGCGTTCGAGCTCGAGGCCGGTGCGCCGGATGAGCGTGCTGCCGAGGTCGAAGATCGCGCCGCGGATCATGCGCGTCTCGTACGCTGCCGGAGGGGAACCGTCCTTTGTCCCCGAATACGGCGGCGCATCCCATGACCTCGGTTCCTCCACGTTCGTCCCGGCGGCGGCTTCGCGTCGCCGTATTATTTGGCGGTCCGTCCGCGGAGCGCCAGGTTTCGTTGTGGAGCGGCGAGCGGGTGCTGGGGTCGCTCGATCCGGCGACGTACGACGCGCTGCCGGTCGAGATCACGGCCGAGGGGAAGTGGCTGCCGCGGCCCGATCTGTTGAAGCTGCCCGCGCCCGCCCCGGATCCGTCCGCCGCACCCGCCGGCCGTGCGCTGTCGCCGGTGCCGTCGCTCGGCGCGGCCTCTCACCACATCGACGAGGTCGTGCGCGAAGGCGAGATCGACGTGGTCTTCGTCGCGCTCCACGGACCGTACGGTGAGGACGGCACCGTCCAGGGCCTGCTCGAGCTGCTCGGCCTTCCGTACACCGGTTCCGGCGTGCTCGCGAGCGCCTTGGCGATGGACAAGCTTCGCAGCCGGCAGGTGCTGCAGGCGAGCGGCCTGCCGGTGCCGGCGTGGATTCTGCTCGACGGCGAGCGGTGGCCGGCCGTCCGCGAGGAGTTTGCGGCCCGCGTCGCGCGCGATCTCGGGTATCCCTGCGTCGTCAAGCCCAACGCGCAGGGGTCCAGCATCGGGGTGACGATCGTGCGCGAGGAATCCGCGCTCGATGCCGCGGTCGAAGAGGCGCTCGCGTACGGCAACGTGGTGCTGGTGGAAGAGTATCTGCGCGGCACGGAGTTGACGTGCGGCATCCTCGAAGACGCGGACACCGGCGTCCCGCAGGCCCTTCCCGTCATCGAGATCGTCCCGAAGCGCGAGTTCTTCACGTACGAGGCGAAGTATCAGGGCGCGTCCGAAGAGATCTGTCCGGCGCGCATCTCCGGGGCGGCCGCGGCGAAGGCGCAGGACCTGGCGCTGCGCGCCCATCAGGTGCTCGGCTGCGAGGGGTTCTCGCGCGTGGATCTGTTCCTGTCCGGCACCGACGTCGTCGTGCTGGAGGTCAACACCATCCCGGGACTGACCGAGGGCAGCCTGATCCCGCTCGCCGCGCGCGCCGCGGGGATCGAGTATGCGGAGCTGCTGCACCGGATGATCGCCGCGGCCCTGCGCCGCGACCGCGCGCGCCGGCGCACCCGGCCCGCCGGCGGCCACGATCGTCCGGCCGGCGGAACCTGATCGTGGCGCGTCTCCGCCGCGACGAATACGTGCGCTCGCACGCGCTGGGGAACGACTATCTCGTCGTCGATCCCCGCACGTTCTCGGTGCGGCTGACGCCCGAGCGGATCCGCGAGATCTGCGACCGCCACCAGGGCGTCGGGTCGGACGGGATCCTGACGCTCGAGCGCAGCCGGCGGGCGGACGTCGGCCTCCGGATCTTCAATCCGGACGGCAGCGAGGCCGAGAAGAGCGGCAACGGCATCCGGATCTTCGCGAAGTGCCTGTGGGATCACGGCTATCTGCGCCGCCGTGCGTTCTCGATCGAGACGAAGGGCGGGATCGTCGGGGTGACCCTCGACGTGCGCGGCCGCGCCGTCCGGTCGATCACCGCGGAGATGGGGCGGGCGACGTTCCGCAGCGGGGAGATTCCCGCGACGGGGCCGGATCGCGAGATCGTCGGCGAGCCGGTCGAGGCCGCGGGCGAGCGGCTCCTGATCACCGCGGTGTCGGTCGGCAACCCGCACTGCGTCGTGTTCGTCGACGATCCGGCGGCGGTCGATCTGCCCCGCCTCGGGCCGGCCTTGGAGCATCATCCGATGTTTCCGAACCGCATCAACGTCCAGTTCGTGCGCGTGGACTCGCCCCGCAAGGTCACGATCCGGATCTGGGAGCGCGGCGCCGGCGAGACGATGGCGTCCGGCAGCAGCTCGAGCGCGGTCGCCGCGGCCTGCGTCCGGCAGGGTCGCACCGGACGCGACCTGGCGGTGCACAGTCCCGGCGGGGTGCTCCGCGTGGAAGTGGGCGCGGACTACGCGCTGCGGCTCACGGGGCCCGTCGAAGAGGTCTCGCGCGGGACGCTGAGCCCGGACCTGCTGAGCCGGCTCCGGCGCGGGCGTTCACGACCATAGCCGCCGGGTGGAGGTGACGTGATGGCGCGCATTCTGTACACGGTCCTCGACGGGCTCGGGGATCGGCCGGTCCCGGCGCTCGGGAACCGCACCCCGCTCGAGGCGGCGGCCGTGCCGTTTCTCGGGGCCCTGACACTCGACGGTCGCACGGGCTTGGTGCAGACGGTCGGCAAGGGAATCGCGCCGGAATCGGACGTCGCGGTGATGGCGATCCTCGGCTACGATCCATTTAAGTACCACACCGGCCGGGGGGTCTTCGAGGTGGTGGGCTCGGGGATGCGCTTTGCCGACGGAGACCTCGCGCTGCGCGGCAACTTCGCCACGGGCGGCGAGGGCCGGACGATCGTGGACCGGCGCGCCGGCCGCAATCTCACGACGGACGAGGCGCACGCGCTCGCGGATGCCGTGACCCGCGGGGTGCGGTTCTCGGCCGCGCCGGCCGAGGTTGAGGTGCGCGGCAGCGTCGCCCATCGGGCCGCGGTGGTGATGCGGCGCCGCGGCGGCCGCCTGTCGGCCAAGATCTCCAACACCGATCCGGCCTATGCCCGCGTCGAGGGTCTCGGGGTCGCGCGGGAGCACGCCGGCAACGAGGTCGAGGTCTGCGAGCCGCTCGACGAGAGCGAGGAGGCCAAGGTGGCCGCCGCGCTCGTCAACGAGTTCACGGAGCAGGCGCGGCGGATCCTCGACGCGCATCCGGTCAACGCGCGCCGCCGGGCGGACGGCAAACCGCCGGCCAACCTGATCCTCGTCCGCGACGCCGGGGATCACGCGCCGCAGCTGCCGCCGATCGCGGAGCGGTTCGGGGTGCGGTTCGGCTGTTTCGTGGAGATGCCGGTCGAGCGCGGCATCGCGGAACTGACCGGGATGCAGGTGATTCCGGTGCCGCCGAGCGGCGAGGACAAGGAACGGGTCTACCGAGAGTGGGCGCAGACCGCCGCGCGGGAGTACAAGAACTTCGACGGCCTCTACATGCACCTCAAGGGGCCCGACGAGCCTGGACACGACGGCCTGGCCGACGCGAAGCGCGCCGTGATCGAGCTGATCGACCGCGCGTTCTTCGGGACGCTCTTGGAGCACGTGCCGCTCGACGATGTCGTGATCGCGGTGACCGCCGACCACGCGACGCCGGTCACGCTCGGCAGGCACTCCGACGATCCGGTGCCGCTGCTCGTCGCGGGCGACGGTATCGAACCCGACGGGACGCGCGTCTTCAACGAGAAAGCCTGCGCGAAGGGCGCGCTCGGCACCCTCAAGGGGACCGATCTGATGCCGCTGTTCGTGCGGTTGGCGCGCGGCGGCGCCTAGGGGCTGCGAGCGGGTGCGATCAGGCGCGCTCCGCCAGCACCACGCACTCGACGTGATAGGTGTGGGGGAAGAGGTCGAGCGGCTGCGCATGCCGCACGACGTAGCCCTCGGCGATAAGCTCCCGGAGGTCCGGGGCGAGCGTCGTCGGGTTGCACGACACGTAGACGATCCGGGGCGCGCCCGCGGCGGCGATCTTGCGCATCACCCGGCCGCCCGCGCCGGAGCGCGGCGGATCGAGGATCAGCACGTCGGGCCGCCCGGCCCGTTCCACCAAGGCCGGTAACGCCAGCCGCACGTCGCCGCTCGCGAACTCCGCGTTGGCGATCCGGTTCAGGACGGCGTTGTCGCGGGCGGCGTCGATCGCCGGGGCGACGATCTCGATCCCGTAGACCCGCGCCGCCCGGCGGGCCAGCGCCAGCGAGAACGTGCCCACCCCGCAATAGAGGTCGAAGACGGTTTCGTCTCCGTGCAGGTCTGCGTCTGCCTCCACCACGCCGACGAGGTGCTCGGCCTGCGCGGTGTTGGTCTGGAAGAACGTTTCGAGGCCGATGCGGAACGTCAGGCCGGAGAGCACCTCGCGGATGTAAGGCTGTCCGGCGACGATCGTGACGTCGGTGAGCGGCACGCCGTCGGACGGTCCGGCGTTGACCCCGTGCGCGACGCTTGCGATCTCCGGCACGACGGCCAGCAGCCGGTCCGCGAGGCCTCGCAGTCCCGGCACCTCACGCGCGGTCGTGACGAGGGCGACCATCACCTCGCCGGTGCCCTTGGCCTCGCGGATCACGACCTGCCGCAGCATGCCCGTGCGGCTGCGCGGATCATAGCTCGACAGTCCCGACGTCCGTGCGAACGCGTCGACTTCCGAGAGAACGATATTGGCGCGCGGGGACTCGAGGTAGCATGTTTCGATGGGGACGATCTTGTCGAACGCGCCGCGCCGGTGCAGGCCCAGGCCGTCGGGATGAAACGAGAACTCCATCTTGTTGCGGTAGTACCACGGCGCCGCCATGCGGACGATCGGTCGCACCTCGACGTCGCGAAGCCCCCCGAGATGGGCGAGGCTTTCCCGCACAATCGCCTCTTTGGCCGCGGCCTGGGCGTCGTAGGTGACGTGCTGCCAGATGCACCCGCCGCACGGCCCGAAGTGCGGACAGGGCGCCGCCGTGCGGACGGGCGACGGGGATTCGATGCCGAGGAGGTCGGCCTCGCCGAAGCCGGCCTTCACCCGCCACAGCCGCGCGCGCACCCGATCGCCGGGCGCCGTATCCGGGACGAAGACGACGAAGCCGTCGAGCCGGCCCACGCCGCGGCCGCCGTAGGCGAGCCGGTCGATCGTGAGGGTGATCTCGTCGCCGCGGCGGGGCCGCGTCGCTGCCACAACCATCGCGAGCCATCATAGCAGACGCGCGAAGGGGATATAGGTAAGTGCATGGGCACCGGTCCGTTGCGCGGGCCCCGTGCGCGCACCCGGAGAAGGACCGGTCGGAGGTGAGGCCGCGTGGCGACACGACGCCGCACGGCGGTGGTGTGCGTGGTCGCGACGGCGATGCTGCTGGCGGCGGGCGCGGGAGGCTCGTCCGCCGCGGGGAAGCTCGGCGGGACCGTGAGCGTCCTCGGCACCTGGGGCGGGTCGGAGCTCGACAGCTTCAACGCCATGGTGAAGCCTTTCGAAGACCGCACGGGCGCGCACGTCGAGTTCCAGGGCACGCGGGATCTCAGCGCGGTCCTGCAGACTCGCGTCCAGGGCGGCAATCCGCCCGACGTGGCCGGGCTGCCGAACCCGGGCGCGCTTCCCGCCCTCGTGCGGTCCCACGCGCTCAAGCCGCTCGGCCGCGTCCTCGACATGACGCGCCTCGCGCGGGAGTATCCGGCGACGTGGCGCGACATCGGCCGGGTCGGCGGTGAACCCTACGCGATCGTCGTCAAGACGGCCCTCAAGGGGCTCGTCTGGTACGACCCCAAGACGCTTGCGGCCGAGCACGTCGCATTGCCGCAGACGTGGGCGGACATGCTCGCGATCACCGACCGGCTGGCCGGCCGTGGCACGAGCGCGTGGTGCCTCGGCCTCGGCAGCGGCGCGACGAGCGGCTGGCCGGCCACGGACTGGATCGACATGCTGCTGCTCCGCGCGGCCGGTCCGGCGGCGCACGACGCGTGGGTGCAGCACAAGATCACGTGGGACGCGGCGCCGGTGCGGCAGGCGTGGGAGCAGTTCGGGCGCATCGCCGCGAACCCGAAGTACGTTTACGGCGGCCCGCAGGCCGTGCTCGCGACCGATTTTGGCGAAGCGCCGTTCCCGATGTTCGCCAAACCGCCGCGCTGTCTGTTCCACCTCCAGGCGACGTTCATCGAGGACATCATTCAGAAGCAGTTTTCGTGGATCCGTCCCGGCGCCGACCTCGCGTTCGTGCCGATGCCGCGGATCGCGCCGCCGTACGCCGGGGTCGCGCAGATCGCGGGCGACGTGTTCGGCATGTTCCACGACACGCCGCAGGCGCGGGCGCTCATGCGGTACCTCGTGTCCGCGGAGGCCCAGGCGATTTGGGTGAAGCGGGGCGGAGCGCTGTCGCCGAACAAGAGCGTGCCGTTCGACGCCTACCCGGACGTGCTCAGCCGCCGGGCGGCGGAGCTCCTGGTGCGCGCGCCCGCGGCCCGCTTCGGCGCGGGCGACATGATGCCGCCGGAGATGACGGCGGCGTTCTATAAAGGGACGCTCGACTACGTCGCCCATCCGGATCAGCTGCGGGCAATCCTGGCACATCTCGAAGCCGTCGCGCGGGACGCCTACAAGTAGCCGGTGGGCACGCTGCTGCTCGCCGCGATCGCGCTGGCCGGCGCCCCGGCCGCGTCGGTAGCCTACATCCTGGCCGCCGAACTCGTGCTCGGCCGGCTGCCGGTCCGTTCGCGGCGGGCCCTGCGTCCGTGGGTCTGGCTGGCGCCGGCGCTGGTGTTCGTCGCCGTCTTTCTCGTCTACCCGACGCTCGACACGGTCGTGCTGAGCGTGCGCGACGCGACCGGCGCCGCGTGGATCGGGCTCGCCAACTACGTCTACGCGTTCGAGAGCCGAGAGGCGCTGATCGCGCTGCGCAACACCGTCGTCTGGCTGGTTCTCTTCACCGGCGTGGTCGTGGCGGGGGGCCTCGGGATCGCCGCGCTGGCGGAGCGCGTGCGATACGACGCCGCGGTGCGGGGCATCGTGTTCCTGCCGATGGCGCTGTCGTTCACGGCGGCGGGGGTGATCTGGAAGTTCGTCTATGAGTTCCGCCCGGCCGGCGCGCCGCAGATCGGCCTCATGAACGCGGCGCTCGGCGCCCTGCTGCCCGGCTTCGAGCCGCGGGCGTGGCTGGTCGGCGCCCCCTGGAACACGCTGTGTCTCATCGCCGTCGGCGTGTGGACCTGGGTCGGATTCGCCACGGTCGTGTTCGCCGCCGCGCTCAAGGCCGTGCCGGCCGAAATCGTGGAGGCCGCGCGCGTCGACGGCGCCGGCGAGTGGCGCGTGTTCTTGAATATCACGCTGCCGCTTCTCGGGCCGACCACCGGCGCGGTCGCCACGGCGATGGTCATCACGGCGCTCAAGGTCTTCGACGTGGTCTACGTGATGACGAGCGGCAACTTCGACACCGACGTCCTCGCGACGCGGATGTATCATGCGCTGTTCGTGGATCAGCAACTCGGCCGGGCGGCCGCCCTGGCGGTGATCCTGCTCGCCGCGACGGTGCCGGTCATGGCGGTCAACCTCCGCCGCCTGCGTCAATGACATCTTTGCCGGCGAGTCCGCCGGAGGCGGTCCGCCGGCGCGGCGACGCCGTCCGCTGATGCGCATCCTTCGCCGCGCCCCGGTGCACCTCGTCCTCTGGCTCATCTGCGCGGTGTGGCTCGCGCCCGTCGTGGGGCTGTTCGTCAGCTCGCTCCGCCCGGCCTCAGACGTGGCCGCGAGCGGCTGGTGGACCGTGTTCCGGCACCCCGCGTTCACGCCGGCCAACTACCGCGACGTGCTCACGGCCCAGGGCCTCGGCGCCGGGTTCTTCAACAGCATGGTCATCGCGGCGCCGGCGACGGCCATCCCGCTCTTGATCGCCGCATACGCCGCCTACGCGTTCGCGTGGATGGCGTTTCCGGGACGCGGCGCCCTGTTCGCGCTCATGGTGATGCTGCTGGTCGTCCCGCTGCAGACGACGCTCGTCCCGGTGCTGCGGCTCTTCACGGCCGCCGGGCTGACGGGCACATTTCCGGCGCTGTGGCTGGCGCACACCGGGTACGGGCTGCCGCTGGCCGTGTTTCTGCTGCGGAACTTCATCGGCGGGCTGCCGCCGGACGTGCTGGACTCCGCGGCCATCGACGGCGCCGGCGCGGCGCAGACGTTCTTTCGCGTGGTGCTGCCGCTGTCGCTGCCGGCGGTCGCCTCGCTCGCGATCTTCCAATTTCTCTGGGTGTGGAACGACCTGCTCGTGGCGCTCAGCTACCTCGGCGGGCGGCCGAGCGTGGCGCCGCTCACGGTCACGATCGCCGGTCTGGTGAGCTCGCTCGGGAGCGGCTGGCACCTGCTCACGGCCGCGGCGTTCGTCTCGATGGTGCTGCCGCTCGCCGTCTTTTTCACGCTGCAGCGGTACTTCGTCCGCGGGCTCGTCGCCGGCGCCGTGAAAGACTAGCGTAGGGTAGACGGCTTGACGGCCCACCGTCCCCGGCCCATAATGTGGTTGTTTGATGGTCCGACCACTGGGCCAGATCGGACCGGCTCAGTCCGGGGGCGATCGCCATCGCGCCAAGTACCGCGTCACCCATCCAGGCCGATCTTGGTCCCGTCAGGAAGACCAAGGTCTATGCCGAGGTCGCCGCGCAGATTCAGCGCCTGATCGCCGAGGGACGTCTCAAGCCCGGCGACAAGCTTCCCCCCGAACGTGAACTGGCGGAGATTTTCGGCGTCAGCCGCAGCTCCGTCCGCGATGCGATCCGCGTGCTCGAGGTGCAGGGACTCGTCGAGCCCCGGCATGGGGACGGCACCCTCGTCCGCGAGATTCCGATCGATCGCCTCGTCCGGCCGCTCGCCGACGCGCTGACCGCCGGCAAGGACCGCCTCGCCGATCTGTTCGACATGCGCAAAATGCTCGAACCGCCGCTGGCTCGGGCCGCGGCGTTCCGGGCGACGGACGACGACGTGCGCGCGCTCGAGCAGATCGTGGAGCGCCAGACCCGGCGGGTCCGGGCCGGCGAACTCGCCCTCGAGGACGACAACGAGTTCCACTACCGCATCGCCACGGCCGCCAAGAACCAGGTCGTGCTGCGAACGATGGACGTGCTGATGGACCTGCTGCGCGACAGCCGCGCGCGCTCGCTGCAGGGTCCCGGCCGCGCCGAGAAGTCCCTCGAGGGCCATCGCCGGATACTGGACGCGATCCGCCGGCGGGATCCCGACGCCGCGGCGCAGCGCATGCGCGGGCACATCGAGGAGATCGAAGGAACGCTGTTTCCGGAGAGCC
The bacterium DNA segment above includes these coding regions:
- a CDS encoding alkaline phosphatase family protein, translating into MARILYTVLDGLGDRPVPALGNRTPLEAAAVPFLGALTLDGRTGLVQTVGKGIAPESDVAVMAILGYDPFKYHTGRGVFEVVGSGMRFADGDLALRGNFATGGEGRTIVDRRAGRNLTTDEAHALADAVTRGVRFSAAPAEVEVRGSVAHRAAVVMRRRGGRLSAKISNTDPAYARVEGLGVAREHAGNEVEVCEPLDESEEAKVAAALVNEFTEQARRILDAHPVNARRRADGKPPANLILVRDAGDHAPQLPPIAERFGVRFGCFVEMPVERGIAELTGMQVIPVPPSGEDKERVYREWAQTAAREYKNFDGLYMHLKGPDEPGHDGLADAKRAVIELIDRAFFGTLLEHVPLDDVVIAVTADHATPVTLGRHSDDPVPLLVAGDGIEPDGTRVFNEKACAKGALGTLKGTDLMPLFVRLARGGA
- a CDS encoding D-alanine--D-alanine ligase, with the translated sequence MTSVPPRSSRRRLRVAVLFGGPSAERQVSLWSGERVLGSLDPATYDALPVEITAEGKWLPRPDLLKLPAPAPDPSAAPAGRALSPVPSLGAASHHIDEVVREGEIDVVFVALHGPYGEDGTVQGLLELLGLPYTGSGVLASALAMDKLRSRQVLQASGLPVPAWILLDGERWPAVREEFAARVARDLGYPCVVKPNAQGSSIGVTIVREESALDAAVEEALAYGNVVLVEEYLRGTELTCGILEDADTGVPQALPVIEIVPKREFFTYEAKYQGASEEICPARISGAAAAKAQDLALRAHQVLGCEGFSRVDLFLSGTDVVVLEVNTIPGLTEGSLIPLAARAAGIEYAELLHRMIAAALRRDRARRRTRPAGGHDRPAGGT
- a CDS encoding DUF2182 domain-containing protein, translated to MSEPHRVMSREMSTADNWQGSAGPALAGLAGVAGAAWIYLATGAGLGSAMRGTDMAGGGMMPMAPAWTPGYAVVMLSMWIVMMTAMMLPTSTFAVLRVAGRAGIERAAGFAAGYLAIWAGFGAAAASLQWALDSAHLLSGAMALQNAALAGLVTAAVGVYQLTPLKRACLERCRALDGCLARVEARRPWGSVGSGLHYGVSCLGCCAALMGLLFVGGLMSIPWVAAIAVWVLAEKTLPWGGRVARLGGAGLIAAGAVAFAIALAHA
- a CDS encoding DinB family protein gives rise to the protein MDDRVLIQQQLGASRGILKHSVGDISDDEARRISIPTLSPIIWQVGHLAVTNVGFVKRAGIEPIPSLPATYRGLFEGGTGGAADYPPLEAIMRVFDDTHEALLGAVAAADLDAANEGPRGVWNSVGELFAFSVNHRWYHIGKINSLRALLGKPRLFG
- the rlmD gene encoding 23S rRNA (uracil(1939)-C(5))-methyltransferase RlmD translates to MVVAATRPRRGDEITLTIDRLAYGGRGVGRLDGFVVFVPDTAPGDRVRARLWRVKAGFGEADLLGIESPSPVRTAAPCPHFGPCGGCIWQHVTYDAQAAAKEAIVRESLAHLGGLRDVEVRPIVRMAAPWYYRNKMEFSFHPDGLGLHRRGAFDKIVPIETCYLESPRANIVLSEVDAFARTSGLSSYDPRSRTGMLRQVVIREAKGTGEVMVALVTTAREVPGLRGLADRLLAVVPEIASVAHGVNAGPSDGVPLTDVTIVAGQPYIREVLSGLTFRIGLETFFQTNTAQAEHLVGVVEADADLHGDETVFDLYCGVGTFSLALARRAARVYGIEIVAPAIDAARDNAVLNRIANAEFASGDVRLALPALVERAGRPDVLILDPPRSGAGGRVMRKIAAAGAPRIVYVSCNPTTLAPDLRELIAEGYVVRHAQPLDLFPHTYHVECVVLAERA
- a CDS encoding thioredoxin family protein, which encodes MAERHRVVPHATWLEARRRFLSKEKAFTRLRDRLNRERRSLPWEQVDKAYVFEGPDGKETLAHLFDGRHQLVVYHFMFAPEWDAGCPHCSFWADNFDDNVVHLAHRDVTMVAISRAPYRKLAAYKKRMGWSFRWLSSSGTDFNFDYQASFRPADLAKRRALYNFKVQDPGFSDREGVSVFVKGPRGAVFHTYSTYARGIDMLNTAYHYLDLVPKGRDEAGHAFSQFWVRRHDEYDRRTGRR
- a CDS encoding HAD family hydrolase — translated: MIRGAIFDLGSTLIRRTGLELERVKCAALASFAASDCGCGDPETFAARLLDIRLAGWKRSEAELVEVAATASFAEAFAAVGLDATDLTLSQAEAVFFEPEVTMSRLYPSAAETLEALAGMGLRLGMISNATSHRLVVDIARRHGIDRYFDPIVTSMGFGRPKPHAGIFRHVLEGWKIEPDAAVMIGDTLGADILGANTVGMRSILVDIEPNPDNPRYAARARPTATVTRLDEIPPLIRAWNGAEPARRA
- a CDS encoding ABC transporter substrate-binding protein produces the protein MATRRRTAVVCVVATAMLLAAGAGGSSAAGKLGGTVSVLGTWGGSELDSFNAMVKPFEDRTGAHVEFQGTRDLSAVLQTRVQGGNPPDVAGLPNPGALPALVRSHALKPLGRVLDMTRLAREYPATWRDIGRVGGEPYAIVVKTALKGLVWYDPKTLAAEHVALPQTWADMLAITDRLAGRGTSAWCLGLGSGATSGWPATDWIDMLLLRAAGPAAHDAWVQHKITWDAAPVRQAWEQFGRIAANPKYVYGGPQAVLATDFGEAPFPMFAKPPRCLFHLQATFIEDIIQKQFSWIRPGADLAFVPMPRIAPPYAGVAQIAGDVFGMFHDTPQARALMRYLVSAEAQAIWVKRGGALSPNKSVPFDAYPDVLSRRAAELLVRAPAARFGAGDMMPPEMTAAFYKGTLDYVAHPDQLRAILAHLEAVARDAYK
- a CDS encoding DUF899 domain-containing protein yields the protein MTTHKTGTREEWLAARLDLLGAEKELTRRSDEVARRRQELPWVRIDKEYRFETDDGTASLADLFRGRSQLLIYHFMFGPDYTGGCPSCSSIADGFGGFVIHLANHDVTLAAVSRAPLAKLQAYKRRMGWAFPWASSLGSDFNFDFKVEVTEEQQREGRIEYNYRREAPAREPLAGKTVRQWESPVAKVAAMTGTDVATYTRERPGMSAFALEDGVVYHTYSTYARGLDGLWGMYQWLDRAPKGRNESGIWFRRHDEYPS
- the dapF gene encoding diaminopimelate epimerase, producing the protein MARLRRDEYVRSHALGNDYLVVDPRTFSVRLTPERIREICDRHQGVGSDGILTLERSRRADVGLRIFNPDGSEAEKSGNGIRIFAKCLWDHGYLRRRAFSIETKGGIVGVTLDVRGRAVRSITAEMGRATFRSGEIPATGPDREIVGEPVEAAGERLLITAVSVGNPHCVVFVDDPAAVDLPRLGPALEHHPMFPNRINVQFVRVDSPRKVTIRIWERGAGETMASGSSSSAVAAACVRQGRTGRDLAVHSPGGVLRVEVGADYALRLTGPVEEVSRGTLSPDLLSRLRRGRSRP